Proteins encoded by one window of Ulvibacter sp. MAR_2010_11:
- a CDS encoding SPOR domain-containing protein — translation MNFIHKYNLFIFSILLIFSVKVAIGQQGTVTVNEDSKIPQLLTLKKSLEKENKLSDGYTIQLYYGELSEANYVIKKYRGAYGAWPASIEYETPNYKVWAGSFGSRIEADRALIEIQRNFPSAFILKPERRK, via the coding sequence ATGAATTTCATACACAAATATAACTTATTTATTTTCAGTATTTTACTTATTTTTTCCGTGAAAGTCGCTATTGGACAACAGGGCACCGTAACGGTGAATGAGGATAGTAAAATACCACAGTTATTAACTCTTAAAAAGTCACTTGAGAAGGAAAATAAATTGTCTGACGGATATACAATTCAGTTGTATTACGGCGAATTAAGTGAAGCAAATTATGTGATAAAAAAATACCGAGGAGCCTACGGTGCCTGGCCGGCCTCTATTGAATATGAAACCCCCAATTACAAAGTGTGGGCAGGCAGTTTCGGATCGCGAATTGAAGCAGATAGAGCCTTGATAGAAATACAGAGAAATTTTCCTTCGGCTTTTATCTTAAAGCCGGAACGTCGAAAATAA
- a CDS encoding c-type cytochrome → MQKVKLHNLPSQLSLLLLALLLTFSTNFYAQDESAASAEVAPNEVIPADGVGDVAAGEALFKANCAACHKLDKKATGPLLRGVASKYETDWLYRWIKNSQDLVKAGDPIAVKIFAENNNSVMTAFPALSNTDIDNILAYTSQPKPEPTVAVVPTGTGGESSGASNDIILGVLILVFLMLVIMLFLVTKTLKKIATANGVAYPEKEVRTPIWRTFIENQFLVLVASIFLLLSAGYFMYGYFMQVGIDQGYAPVQPIHYSHRIHAGDNQIDCKYCHSSARTSKTSGIPSLNVCMNCHKNISEVAEATQAEGAEYGVDYNKEIKKLYDAVGWNEATQSYTGIEKPVKWLRIHNLPDFAYFNHSQHVTVAGIECQKCHGPVEEMEVLEQFAPLTMGWCINCHRETNVNLAGNEYYEKIHEELSKKYGVDKLTIAQMGGLECGKCHY, encoded by the coding sequence ATGCAAAAGGTGAAATTACACAATCTACCCTCTCAATTGTCACTTCTTTTGTTGGCATTATTGCTAACTTTTTCTACCAATTTTTATGCGCAAGATGAAAGTGCTGCTTCCGCCGAAGTTGCTCCTAACGAAGTGATTCCTGCCGATGGAGTGGGTGACGTCGCCGCCGGAGAAGCTTTGTTTAAGGCTAATTGTGCTGCTTGTCATAAATTGGATAAAAAAGCAACCGGTCCTCTATTGCGCGGTGTTGCGTCTAAGTATGAAACTGACTGGCTTTACAGATGGATAAAGAACAGTCAGGATTTAGTAAAGGCAGGTGACCCTATCGCTGTTAAAATATTTGCTGAAAACAACAACTCGGTTATGACCGCCTTTCCGGCATTGTCTAATACCGATATAGATAATATTTTGGCCTACACAAGCCAACCCAAACCTGAGCCAACTGTTGCAGTTGTTCCAACCGGTACAGGTGGTGAAAGCAGCGGTGCTTCTAACGATATCATCTTAGGAGTGCTTATTTTGGTGTTTCTAATGTTGGTAATCATGTTGTTTTTGGTGACAAAAACACTCAAGAAAATTGCTACGGCCAACGGAGTTGCTTATCCCGAAAAAGAAGTGAGAACTCCTATATGGAGAACTTTTATTGAAAATCAATTTTTAGTGTTGGTAGCTTCAATTTTTCTTTTATTATCGGCAGGTTATTTTATGTACGGTTACTTTATGCAGGTAGGTATCGATCAGGGTTATGCGCCGGTACAACCTATTCACTATTCTCACAGAATACATGCCGGTGACAATCAGATAGATTGTAAATACTGCCATAGTTCGGCCAGAACAAGTAAGACTTCCGGGATTCCATCCTTGAATGTGTGTATGAATTGTCACAAAAATATCTCTGAAGTAGCTGAGGCAACTCAGGCGGAAGGTGCCGAATACGGGGTTGACTACAATAAAGAAATTAAAAAATTATACGACGCTGTTGGTTGGAATGAAGCAACACAAAGTTATACGGGTATCGAGAAACCGGTAAAATGGTTGCGTATTCACAACTTACCCGATTTTGCTTATTTCAATCACTCCCAGCACGTAACTGTAGCGGGAATTGAATGCCAGAAATGTCACGGGCCAGTGGAAGAAATGGAAGTGTTGGAGCAGTTTGCGCCCTTGACTATGGGATGGTGTATTAACTGCCACCGCGAGACCAATGTAAATCTTGCCGGTAACGAATACTACGAAAAAATTCACGAAGAGCTTTCAAAAAAATACGGAGTTGACAAGCTAACAATCGCTCAAATGGGTGGATTGGAATGTGGTAAATGTCACTATTAG